The candidate division TA06 bacterium genome contains the following window.
AAGATGGTAGTTTACACCTGGTTTATACAGATGATGTCAAAGGCAGGTCAAAGATTTTCTATGTGACCTCGGGTGATAGTGGTCTTTTCTGGTCAGAGCCTGCATGGTTGGGTGATGGCGTCTCGCCTGCATTGGCCAGCAACAACAAGGGTCTTTACGCAGTCTGGCTTGAGAAAGATGAGAAGAAACTTTTTCTTGCCTGGAATGTCGGGATGGGCTGGCAGACACCATATCTGCTTTTCGAATCAGATCAGGATATAACTCCGCCGTCTTTTGTGGTGAATGAGAAGATTGGGTTTCTTGCGACGGTGATGAAGGATGCTGTCCATTGGGGTTGGTTTCTCCTGGACGAAGCGTATTCTGCTTCTGTCTTGTGGCAAAGCATCTCGGATGTGGAGGGTTCTGGGTTGAGAGCTTCGATCGACCTCGATGGTAGTAACAGTGTACATGTGTGCTATTCCAGTGGTCTAGTAGGGGAGATTTATTATTGGAACCAGTACATGGGGACAGGGGCCCATCCCGTCAATGTATCGGAGAGTCCCAAGAAGTGGTCGAGGTTTCCGAGTCTGAACATAGATCGTGAAATTCCGCGGGTGGTGTGGGAGGAGCAGGACACTCTGGCTGGTGTGGATGCGGTAGTGAAGTGCTGGCAGTTATTTGCTGTTCCCGATACGTCACTGGGTGATTTGACTACTGTTGGTGGGGACGATCCTGGTAATAGTTCGCTTGAACCGGGAGTTCATGGAGGGACGGTGTTGTGGATGAGAGAGCATGATGAACCTGGTGGTTGGGTGAGTTTTGAGATATATGGGAGTAGGTTCGTATATGATACCAGCTTCACCTGGGAGGATGGTGAGAACTATAGCGAAATACTCTGGGCGCCGTCGAAGCATCCGCAGTTGCTCATAAGTGGTGACAAGTTTTTTGGAGTCTGGACAGAAGGTGTGCCTCCACATAACTGGATAAGGGTTGAGGAGAGAAATATTGACGACAGGGTGATTGCGTTTTACAAGCTGGGAGGACTCCTCAAGAACCAGATCACATGGAGCAGGGACGGGTATTTATGGTACGGGGACAGGGTCTATAAGAAGGTTGACTATTCAGACAGCGCGCTCGTATACAGGATTGAGGGTCTCAGTCTTGATAGTTCCTATGCGATTGGGATAGGGTTTTACCAGGAAACCGGGGATACACTGAGACAGTATGTCTATGTCAACGATGAACTATTTGACGTGGTTGATGTACCGAAGGCCACGCTGACGTACACAGGAGGAAGTTCTCCTGTCTCCGTGACAGACGACAGAAGTATTACAATCAAGATACAGCATCCGGATAGCGGCATTGCAGTCTGCAGTTACATATCCCTTTCTTACGCCCCCACTGGCGGTTCCGGCCCCCAGAATATGGCTGCAATGCATCGCGCCGCAGGCAAACGGCCGTCAATCAGAGTTTTCCCTAGCCCATTCCGTCACTCCACAACAATTGAACTCTTGAACATTGATCCTTTGACCGATCATGCTGTGAGCATCTACGATGTAGCCGGAAGGCTAGTAGACAAGCTCCCTCTTTCGAATGGCGCAGCAACCTGGACTCCTAACAACCGTCCCACTGGCATCTACTTCCTCAAACTCAACACGCATCCTGACATTCGCACCACCAAGCTCCTCAAGCTGGAGTAGTCTTGACGCATTGTACCGGGCGTTTGATAGGGAAGGTTACCACCGGGAGGGCACAACTCTTGTCGTGCACTTCCTCAACTCTATAAGGTAATTCCACCGACAAAAAGAATCTCACACAGGAAAATGGTGTCTTCGGTTAGCTCGGCCAGGTTGAGCTGACGTGAAACAGAACGATCTTATGCGAAAACAAGAGGAATTTGAGCGAGTTTTCAAACAATTGAAACTGGCTCTGGCAGTTGCGCAAAGGAAGGGCGACCGTATCGGGGAGATTTTGCTCCTCTACAACCTGGGTATGGGTTATGAATTGATGAACCGTCTTGAGCAAGCGCTTGAGTGCTACAGTCAAACCCTGGCGATCCAGCGCGAGATGGGTGACAGAACTGGTGAGTCAATCTCATTGGATCGGATTGGCATGGCTTACTATCTAACGAATCGTTTGGAGGATGCCCTGAAGTACTTCGAGCAGAGTCTGGCGACAGCCCGAGAGCTGGGTAGTCGTTCTGGCGAAGTCAGCGTCTTACATCATATAGGCATGGTCTATGAAGCAACAAACCGTTTTGATGACGCTCTCAAACACTACAAACAGAGCCTTGAAATTGAACGGAAGATCGGCGACCCTGCGGGTGAGGCAAGTACCCTGCATCAGGTCGGCTTTGTCTGTCAAGTCACAGGCCGTTTCGAGGATGCTCTGGAATATTACAATCAGAGCTTGGCCATCAGACGCAAAATGGGTGACTGCTCTGGCGAGGCGAAAACATTGCACCATGTGGGCATCGTTTGCCAGGAAACTGGCCGTTTCGGTGATGCATTGGCATATTACGGCGAGAGCTTGAAAATTGCCCGGAAGATCGGCGATCATGCGGTCGAGGCTGTGGCCCTACATCATATCGGTATGGTTTACGGAGACATGAGCAATTTTCAGGATGCTCTGGTGAAATACAGTGAGAGTTTGTCAATTGTGCGTGAGATAGGTGATCGTGCTGGCGAAGCCAAAAACTTCCATGAGATCGGTATAGTTTATCAATATGCCGGGCGGCTCGAGGATGCCTTGGGATACTACAGCGAGAGCCTGGCGATTGAGCGTCAGATAGGCGACCGTGCGAGTGAGGCCGAGACACTCTGTCAGATGGGTAGGGCTTATCAATCAGACAACCGTTCTGAGAACGCCCTTGAGCATTTCAATCGCGGTCTGGCGATTTGGCGCGACATGGGCTACCGAGTCCATGAGGCTCGAGCGCTGTGCCAGATTGGCAGGGTCTATGAATATATGGGTCATTTAGGGGATGCTTTGAAGCATTATGAAAAGAGCCTCGCAATTGAGGCTGAGATAGGAAGCAAGACAGATGAGGAGATCACATTGCTTGCCATGGCAAGACTGAAGAAAAAGATGGGTAAAGGAAAGAAGGAATTAGCGTAATGAGGAGTTACCCATCTCCAAGTCACATACGACAATTCCCTCACGTGCTCACATGAACAAGTGAACAAGTGAACATATGAGCATATGAGCATATGAATGTATGGGAATTTGAGCATTTGAGGAGTATCGAAGGAGTTGAAGTCTCGGGTTACTGAGTGAGTTTCGTTAGCGAAATGGAAAGGAGGGATCTGTGGAAGATATGGCGAGAGCTTTCGCTGCTCTTGGGAATCAGAGGCGTTTTAAGATTATGGTGTCACTTCTTGGGTTGAGAGAGGACACAGCCGGCTCAATTGCAAACACGCACAGGCTGCATCCGACGGTAGCATCCAAACATTTGAAGAAGCTGGAGGTCGCCAGGCTTGTGCGGGGTGAACGACGGGGGCGATGCGTATATTACTCAGCAGAGACAGATAGCTCTTCAATCGCCATACGAAGTATCCTTAGCATATTGCGGAGGTCCCCCAAGCGCCGCGTCAGGTAGCACCTCCTTCCCATTTCCCCTCTTCTCATATGCTCATATGAACATGTGCTCATTTGAGCAGATGTGCACGTAAAGGGAGGGCGCAGTTGTGTGTTTTTCGATTTAGGTTCTGCGATCTAAGTTCTGAGTTGTAGAAGGGCACCGTCCCCAAATCAAGAGTTGCACACTTGAGCACATTTTCATCCACCCCTTCAATACTGAGTTACTGCTCGAAGAACTCTACTATGTGACCCTCTATGGTGACTGCGTAGATACCTATCTGCCCAGGTCCTCTCAGTTCTCCCAATTTTACATTTATCCCGTGTGCTCCTTGAACCCCGACTTCAATTCTCTTCCAACAGCCTTCTGGGACTGCGCAGGGAGGGCCAGTATAGTAGGTAAACTCATAAACACGACTGGAATCGGCATTTGTGTCATCTGTAGCGCCAATATAGATCCGCGACCTTGTCGGATCACTCCTTCGAGGTCCAATGGCAAAAGAGTTTCCCCACTCGGTTAGCCTTGTACCATATCCTGCTTCCCCACGGGCTACCGTGGGCCCACCACCCCAGCGGTCTGTGG
Protein-coding sequences here:
- a CDS encoding ArsR family transcriptional regulator; the protein is MEDMARAFAALGNQRRFKIMVSLLGLREDTAGSIANTHRLHPTVASKHLKKLEVARLVRGERRGRCVYYSAETDSSSIAIRSILSILRRSPKRRVR
- a CDS encoding T9SS type A sorting domain-containing protein, with amino-acid sequence AELTSPDSPLASIGPQSDGYDVLTGIDPSGTYYDVKRNIAYFSWIPVEDSLLGGYWVSLNDFGAGRELRNVSALSRDWYSVRYPFPLPADKRFKYGVLPMDRVGRVGRTWWDYKLPVGACNTVRDDATVGNNAVRFVEREEDGSLHLVYTDDVKGRSKIFYVTSGDSGLFWSEPAWLGDGVSPALASNNKGLYAVWLEKDEKKLFLAWNVGMGWQTPYLLFESDQDITPPSFVVNEKIGFLATVMKDAVHWGWFLLDEAYSASVLWQSISDVEGSGLRASIDLDGSNSVHVCYSSGLVGEIYYWNQYMGTGAHPVNVSESPKKWSRFPSLNIDREIPRVVWEEQDTLAGVDAVVKCWQLFAVPDTSLGDLTTVGGDDPGNSSLEPGVHGGTVLWMREHDEPGGWVSFEIYGSRFVYDTSFTWEDGENYSEILWAPSKHPQLLISGDKFFGVWTEGVPPHNWIRVEERNIDDRVIAFYKLGGLLKNQITWSRDGYLWYGDRVYKKVDYSDSALVYRIEGLSLDSSYAIGIGFYQETGDTLRQYVYVNDELFDVVDVPKATLTYTGGSSPVSVTDDRSITIKIQHPDSGIAVCSYISLSYAPTGGSGPQNMAAMHRAAGKRPSIRVFPSPFRHSTTIELLNIDPLTDHAVSIYDVAGRLVDKLPLSNGAATWTPNNRPTGIYFLKLNTHPDIRTTKLLKLE
- a CDS encoding tetratricopeptide repeat protein — encoded protein: MRKQEEFERVFKQLKLALAVAQRKGDRIGEILLLYNLGMGYELMNRLEQALECYSQTLAIQREMGDRTGESISLDRIGMAYYLTNRLEDALKYFEQSLATARELGSRSGEVSVLHHIGMVYEATNRFDDALKHYKQSLEIERKIGDPAGEASTLHQVGFVCQVTGRFEDALEYYNQSLAIRRKMGDCSGEAKTLHHVGIVCQETGRFGDALAYYGESLKIARKIGDHAVEAVALHHIGMVYGDMSNFQDALVKYSESLSIVREIGDRAGEAKNFHEIGIVYQYAGRLEDALGYYSESLAIERQIGDRASEAETLCQMGRAYQSDNRSENALEHFNRGLAIWRDMGYRVHEARALCQIGRVYEYMGHLGDALKHYEKSLAIEAEIGSKTDEEITLLAMARLKKKMGKGKKELA